Proteins encoded in a region of the Penaeus vannamei isolate JL-2024 chromosome 30, ASM4276789v1, whole genome shotgun sequence genome:
- the LOC113825413 gene encoding uncharacterized protein DDB_G0286299 isoform X3 translates to MASVEGKRIRTPVSYQMDLDEGIDDDFADFTPPSKKSKSDKEGDADYQKEKKRDSSKKEKKESREERERRHKEKKDKKKDKHRDRSREREKNRDKHESSKERRESRERSKDRHSSKEKDKSKDKHRDRERRKDSEERSGRERRSSKEDGEGKKNEEKDCAENTNKESSFKKDRSPSASNQDSVPMTSTQNSPRRTNTKPRMTLEEKIFQRELEAALAISKIETVGSPPSEDKPQPEDKPEEDKQTKKNDDKTKATSSEDSSVSTKTEAAKENRIPHKEEENINIDIKNEDVSIVEEKETLLSSNDRLKQEKEAKQETESAPPKDSSSCKEEEPKLTNSNQEESVPTKSKKEAESVSTKSTQEESVSTKSTQEESVSTKSTQEESVSTKSTQEESVPKVSKKEAEPKSTKSSKAAESKPAKSYKEEEPMPGTSWGLTSKRQRKTVVFKEDSDSDSFDGFDDAEVSDFSEESDFAPSPKKKGKKGKEKKEKAPKKKATKPSANSKAKDRNPPPEPSLPKTTPAARGSPVKTKATDRIPPLESAPPKMPSATTVPSAKRTPVSETKENTAPRIQPPAVSRAKPSIPSNRTVNNVSKPKISQTISSRETASSSPSSGGITKSAGLVRSQFKSPVLNGPGISSGNSPTSGRPIGLRLGLSRRANFKPLHPNMSGK, encoded by the exons ATGGCTTCAGTGGAGGGCAAAAG gATAAGGACACCAGTCTCCTATCAAATGGATCTTGATGAAGGTATTG ATGATGATTTTGCAGACTTCACACCTCCATCGAAGAAGAGCAAAAGTGATAAAGAAGGGGATGCAGATtatcagaaggaaaagaagagagactccagtaagaaggagaagaaagagagcagagaggagagagagagaagacacaaggagaagaaggacaagaaaaaggacAAGCACAGGGACAGgagccgagaaagagagaaaaacagagacaagcaCGAAAGTAGCAAGGAGCGCCGTGAATCCCGCGAAAGAAGCAAGGACAGACATAGtagcaaagaaaaagacaaaagcaaggacaaacacagagacagagagaggagaaaagactcTGAAGAGAGGAGTGGCAGAGAGAGGCGAAGTTccaaggaagatggagagggaaagaaaaatgaagagaaagattgTGCGgagaatacaaataaagaaagcaGCTTTAAGAAAGATCGGTCACCTAGTGCTTCAAACCAGGACAGTGTTCCTATGACATCAACTCAGAACTCTCCACGAAGAACGAACACTAAACCTAGAATGACTTTGGAAGAAAAAATATTCCAG AGGGAATTGGAAGCTGCACTTGCAATCTCAAAAATAGAAACTGTCGGAAGTCCTCCATCAGAAGATAAACCACAGCCAGAGGATAAACCAGAAGAGGACAAACAAACCAAGAAGAATGATGACAAAACTAAAGCTACATCCTCTGAGGACAGTTCCGTCTCAACCAAGACAGAGGCAGCCAAAGAGAACCGCATCCctcacaaagaagaagaaaacattaatATCGATATCAAGAATGAAGATGTAAGCATTGTTGAGGAAAAGGAAACGTTGCTAAGCAGTAATGACAGattaaaacaggaaaaagaagccAAGCAAGAAACTGAATCTGCACCACCAAAGGATTCAAGTTCCTGCAAAGAGGAGGAGCCAAAACTTACAAACTCCAACCAAGAAGAGTCAGTACCTACAAAGTCCAAAAAAGAGGCAGAGTCAGTATCTACAAAGTCCACCCAAGAAGAGTCAGTATCTACAAAGTCCACCCAAGAAGAGTCAGTATCTACAAAGTCCACCCAAGAAGAGTCAGTATCTACAAAGTCCACCCAAGAAGAGTCAGTACCTAAAGTGTCCAAAAAAGAGGCAGAGCCAAAGTCTACGAAGTCCAGCAAAGCAGCGGAGTCAAAACCTGCGAAGTCCTACAAAGAAGAGGAGCCAATGCCTGGAACATCCTGGGGTCTTAccagcaagagacagagaaagactgtTGTTTTCAAGGAAG aTAGCGATTCAGACAGCTTTGATGGCTTTGATGATGCAGAAGTCTCAGATTTCTCAGAAGAAAGTGACTTTGCCCCAAGCCCaaagaagaagggcaagaaggggaaagagaagaaagaaaaagcaccCAAGAAAAAGGCGACTAAACCATCGGCCAACTCAAAAGCCAAAGACAGAAATCCCCCTCCGGAACCATCTCTCCCCAAAACTACGCCGGCTGCTAGAGGTTCACCCGTCAAAACAAAAGCTACAGACAGAATTCCCCCCTTGGAGTCCGCTCCTCCAAAAATGCCATCAGCGACAACAGTTCCCTCCGCCAAGAGAACGCCAGTTTCTGAAACGAAGGAAAACACAGCACCTCGAATACAACCTCCTGCTGTGTCAAGAGCTAAACCTAGTATACCTTCTAATAGAACAGTAAATAATGTTAGTAAACCAAAAATTTCTCAAACGATATCTTCTAGAGAGACAGCTAGTTCTTCACCTAGCTCAGGAGGTATTACGAAATCTGCAGGACTTGTTAGATCGCAGTTCAAAAGTCCAGTACTTAATGGTCCAGGGATTTCGTCCGGAAATTCACCCACTTCGGGGAGACCTATTGGTTTGCGTCTTGGTCTTTCCAGGAGGGCGAATTTCAAGCCTTTACACCCCAACATGTCTGGAAAGTAA
- the LOC113825413 gene encoding uncharacterized protein DDB_G0286299 isoform X2, with the protein MASVEGKRLAPLVLRIRTPVSYQMDLDEDDDFADFTPPSKKSKSDKEGDADYQKEKKRDSSKKEKKESREERERRHKEKKDKKKDKHRDRSREREKNRDKHESSKERRESRERSKDRHSSKEKDKSKDKHRDRERRKDSEERSGRERRSSKEDGEGKKNEEKDCAENTNKESSFKKDRSPSASNQDSVPMTSTQNSPRRTNTKPRMTLEEKIFQRELEAALAISKIETVGSPPSEDKPQPEDKPEEDKQTKKNDDKTKATSSEDSSVSTKTEAAKENRIPHKEEENINIDIKNEDVSIVEEKETLLSSNDRLKQEKEAKQETESAPPKDSSSCKEEEPKLTNSNQEESVPTKSKKEAESVSTKSTQEESVSTKSTQEESVSTKSTQEESVSTKSTQEESVPKVSKKEAEPKSTKSSKAAESKPAKSYKEEEPMPGTSWGLTSKRQRKTVVFKEDSDSDSFDGFDDAEVSDFSEESDFAPSPKKKGKKGKEKKEKAPKKKATKPSANSKAKDRNPPPEPSLPKTTPAARGSPVKTKATDRIPPLESAPPKMPSATTVPSAKRTPVSETKENTAPRIQPPAVSRAKPSIPSNRTVNNVSKPKISQTISSRETASSSPSSGGITKSAGLVRSQFKSPVLNGPGISSGNSPTSGRPIGLRLGLSRRANFKPLHPNMSGK; encoded by the exons ATGGCTTCAGTGGAGGGCAAAAGGTTAGCTCCTCTCGTGCTTAG gATAAGGACACCAGTCTCCTATCAAATGGATCTTGATGAAG ATGATGATTTTGCAGACTTCACACCTCCATCGAAGAAGAGCAAAAGTGATAAAGAAGGGGATGCAGATtatcagaaggaaaagaagagagactccagtaagaaggagaagaaagagagcagagaggagagagagagaagacacaaggagaagaaggacaagaaaaaggacAAGCACAGGGACAGgagccgagaaagagagaaaaacagagacaagcaCGAAAGTAGCAAGGAGCGCCGTGAATCCCGCGAAAGAAGCAAGGACAGACATAGtagcaaagaaaaagacaaaagcaaggacaaacacagagacagagagaggagaaaagactcTGAAGAGAGGAGTGGCAGAGAGAGGCGAAGTTccaaggaagatggagagggaaagaaaaatgaagagaaagattgTGCGgagaatacaaataaagaaagcaGCTTTAAGAAAGATCGGTCACCTAGTGCTTCAAACCAGGACAGTGTTCCTATGACATCAACTCAGAACTCTCCACGAAGAACGAACACTAAACCTAGAATGACTTTGGAAGAAAAAATATTCCAG AGGGAATTGGAAGCTGCACTTGCAATCTCAAAAATAGAAACTGTCGGAAGTCCTCCATCAGAAGATAAACCACAGCCAGAGGATAAACCAGAAGAGGACAAACAAACCAAGAAGAATGATGACAAAACTAAAGCTACATCCTCTGAGGACAGTTCCGTCTCAACCAAGACAGAGGCAGCCAAAGAGAACCGCATCCctcacaaagaagaagaaaacattaatATCGATATCAAGAATGAAGATGTAAGCATTGTTGAGGAAAAGGAAACGTTGCTAAGCAGTAATGACAGattaaaacaggaaaaagaagccAAGCAAGAAACTGAATCTGCACCACCAAAGGATTCAAGTTCCTGCAAAGAGGAGGAGCCAAAACTTACAAACTCCAACCAAGAAGAGTCAGTACCTACAAAGTCCAAAAAAGAGGCAGAGTCAGTATCTACAAAGTCCACCCAAGAAGAGTCAGTATCTACAAAGTCCACCCAAGAAGAGTCAGTATCTACAAAGTCCACCCAAGAAGAGTCAGTATCTACAAAGTCCACCCAAGAAGAGTCAGTACCTAAAGTGTCCAAAAAAGAGGCAGAGCCAAAGTCTACGAAGTCCAGCAAAGCAGCGGAGTCAAAACCTGCGAAGTCCTACAAAGAAGAGGAGCCAATGCCTGGAACATCCTGGGGTCTTAccagcaagagacagagaaagactgtTGTTTTCAAGGAAG aTAGCGATTCAGACAGCTTTGATGGCTTTGATGATGCAGAAGTCTCAGATTTCTCAGAAGAAAGTGACTTTGCCCCAAGCCCaaagaagaagggcaagaaggggaaagagaagaaagaaaaagcaccCAAGAAAAAGGCGACTAAACCATCGGCCAACTCAAAAGCCAAAGACAGAAATCCCCCTCCGGAACCATCTCTCCCCAAAACTACGCCGGCTGCTAGAGGTTCACCCGTCAAAACAAAAGCTACAGACAGAATTCCCCCCTTGGAGTCCGCTCCTCCAAAAATGCCATCAGCGACAACAGTTCCCTCCGCCAAGAGAACGCCAGTTTCTGAAACGAAGGAAAACACAGCACCTCGAATACAACCTCCTGCTGTGTCAAGAGCTAAACCTAGTATACCTTCTAATAGAACAGTAAATAATGTTAGTAAACCAAAAATTTCTCAAACGATATCTTCTAGAGAGACAGCTAGTTCTTCACCTAGCTCAGGAGGTATTACGAAATCTGCAGGACTTGTTAGATCGCAGTTCAAAAGTCCAGTACTTAATGGTCCAGGGATTTCGTCCGGAAATTCACCCACTTCGGGGAGACCTATTGGTTTGCGTCTTGGTCTTTCCAGGAGGGCGAATTTCAAGCCTTTACACCCCAACATGTCTGGAAAGTAA
- the LOC113825413 gene encoding uncharacterized protein DDB_G0286299 isoform X1: MASVEGKRLAPLVLRIRTPVSYQMDLDEGIDDDFADFTPPSKKSKSDKEGDADYQKEKKRDSSKKEKKESREERERRHKEKKDKKKDKHRDRSREREKNRDKHESSKERRESRERSKDRHSSKEKDKSKDKHRDRERRKDSEERSGRERRSSKEDGEGKKNEEKDCAENTNKESSFKKDRSPSASNQDSVPMTSTQNSPRRTNTKPRMTLEEKIFQRELEAALAISKIETVGSPPSEDKPQPEDKPEEDKQTKKNDDKTKATSSEDSSVSTKTEAAKENRIPHKEEENINIDIKNEDVSIVEEKETLLSSNDRLKQEKEAKQETESAPPKDSSSCKEEEPKLTNSNQEESVPTKSKKEAESVSTKSTQEESVSTKSTQEESVSTKSTQEESVSTKSTQEESVPKVSKKEAEPKSTKSSKAAESKPAKSYKEEEPMPGTSWGLTSKRQRKTVVFKEDSDSDSFDGFDDAEVSDFSEESDFAPSPKKKGKKGKEKKEKAPKKKATKPSANSKAKDRNPPPEPSLPKTTPAARGSPVKTKATDRIPPLESAPPKMPSATTVPSAKRTPVSETKENTAPRIQPPAVSRAKPSIPSNRTVNNVSKPKISQTISSRETASSSPSSGGITKSAGLVRSQFKSPVLNGPGISSGNSPTSGRPIGLRLGLSRRANFKPLHPNMSGK; encoded by the exons ATGGCTTCAGTGGAGGGCAAAAGGTTAGCTCCTCTCGTGCTTAG gATAAGGACACCAGTCTCCTATCAAATGGATCTTGATGAAGGTATTG ATGATGATTTTGCAGACTTCACACCTCCATCGAAGAAGAGCAAAAGTGATAAAGAAGGGGATGCAGATtatcagaaggaaaagaagagagactccagtaagaaggagaagaaagagagcagagaggagagagagagaagacacaaggagaagaaggacaagaaaaaggacAAGCACAGGGACAGgagccgagaaagagagaaaaacagagacaagcaCGAAAGTAGCAAGGAGCGCCGTGAATCCCGCGAAAGAAGCAAGGACAGACATAGtagcaaagaaaaagacaaaagcaaggacaaacacagagacagagagaggagaaaagactcTGAAGAGAGGAGTGGCAGAGAGAGGCGAAGTTccaaggaagatggagagggaaagaaaaatgaagagaaagattgTGCGgagaatacaaataaagaaagcaGCTTTAAGAAAGATCGGTCACCTAGTGCTTCAAACCAGGACAGTGTTCCTATGACATCAACTCAGAACTCTCCACGAAGAACGAACACTAAACCTAGAATGACTTTGGAAGAAAAAATATTCCAG AGGGAATTGGAAGCTGCACTTGCAATCTCAAAAATAGAAACTGTCGGAAGTCCTCCATCAGAAGATAAACCACAGCCAGAGGATAAACCAGAAGAGGACAAACAAACCAAGAAGAATGATGACAAAACTAAAGCTACATCCTCTGAGGACAGTTCCGTCTCAACCAAGACAGAGGCAGCCAAAGAGAACCGCATCCctcacaaagaagaagaaaacattaatATCGATATCAAGAATGAAGATGTAAGCATTGTTGAGGAAAAGGAAACGTTGCTAAGCAGTAATGACAGattaaaacaggaaaaagaagccAAGCAAGAAACTGAATCTGCACCACCAAAGGATTCAAGTTCCTGCAAAGAGGAGGAGCCAAAACTTACAAACTCCAACCAAGAAGAGTCAGTACCTACAAAGTCCAAAAAAGAGGCAGAGTCAGTATCTACAAAGTCCACCCAAGAAGAGTCAGTATCTACAAAGTCCACCCAAGAAGAGTCAGTATCTACAAAGTCCACCCAAGAAGAGTCAGTATCTACAAAGTCCACCCAAGAAGAGTCAGTACCTAAAGTGTCCAAAAAAGAGGCAGAGCCAAAGTCTACGAAGTCCAGCAAAGCAGCGGAGTCAAAACCTGCGAAGTCCTACAAAGAAGAGGAGCCAATGCCTGGAACATCCTGGGGTCTTAccagcaagagacagagaaagactgtTGTTTTCAAGGAAG aTAGCGATTCAGACAGCTTTGATGGCTTTGATGATGCAGAAGTCTCAGATTTCTCAGAAGAAAGTGACTTTGCCCCAAGCCCaaagaagaagggcaagaaggggaaagagaagaaagaaaaagcaccCAAGAAAAAGGCGACTAAACCATCGGCCAACTCAAAAGCCAAAGACAGAAATCCCCCTCCGGAACCATCTCTCCCCAAAACTACGCCGGCTGCTAGAGGTTCACCCGTCAAAACAAAAGCTACAGACAGAATTCCCCCCTTGGAGTCCGCTCCTCCAAAAATGCCATCAGCGACAACAGTTCCCTCCGCCAAGAGAACGCCAGTTTCTGAAACGAAGGAAAACACAGCACCTCGAATACAACCTCCTGCTGTGTCAAGAGCTAAACCTAGTATACCTTCTAATAGAACAGTAAATAATGTTAGTAAACCAAAAATTTCTCAAACGATATCTTCTAGAGAGACAGCTAGTTCTTCACCTAGCTCAGGAGGTATTACGAAATCTGCAGGACTTGTTAGATCGCAGTTCAAAAGTCCAGTACTTAATGGTCCAGGGATTTCGTCCGGAAATTCACCCACTTCGGGGAGACCTATTGGTTTGCGTCTTGGTCTTTCCAGGAGGGCGAATTTCAAGCCTTTACACCCCAACATGTCTGGAAAGTAA
- the LOC113825413 gene encoding uncharacterized protein DDB_G0286299 isoform X4, whose product MASVEGKRIRTPVSYQMDLDEDDDFADFTPPSKKSKSDKEGDADYQKEKKRDSSKKEKKESREERERRHKEKKDKKKDKHRDRSREREKNRDKHESSKERRESRERSKDRHSSKEKDKSKDKHRDRERRKDSEERSGRERRSSKEDGEGKKNEEKDCAENTNKESSFKKDRSPSASNQDSVPMTSTQNSPRRTNTKPRMTLEEKIFQRELEAALAISKIETVGSPPSEDKPQPEDKPEEDKQTKKNDDKTKATSSEDSSVSTKTEAAKENRIPHKEEENINIDIKNEDVSIVEEKETLLSSNDRLKQEKEAKQETESAPPKDSSSCKEEEPKLTNSNQEESVPTKSKKEAESVSTKSTQEESVSTKSTQEESVSTKSTQEESVSTKSTQEESVPKVSKKEAEPKSTKSSKAAESKPAKSYKEEEPMPGTSWGLTSKRQRKTVVFKEDSDSDSFDGFDDAEVSDFSEESDFAPSPKKKGKKGKEKKEKAPKKKATKPSANSKAKDRNPPPEPSLPKTTPAARGSPVKTKATDRIPPLESAPPKMPSATTVPSAKRTPVSETKENTAPRIQPPAVSRAKPSIPSNRTVNNVSKPKISQTISSRETASSSPSSGGITKSAGLVRSQFKSPVLNGPGISSGNSPTSGRPIGLRLGLSRRANFKPLHPNMSGK is encoded by the exons ATGGCTTCAGTGGAGGGCAAAAG gATAAGGACACCAGTCTCCTATCAAATGGATCTTGATGAAG ATGATGATTTTGCAGACTTCACACCTCCATCGAAGAAGAGCAAAAGTGATAAAGAAGGGGATGCAGATtatcagaaggaaaagaagagagactccagtaagaaggagaagaaagagagcagagaggagagagagagaagacacaaggagaagaaggacaagaaaaaggacAAGCACAGGGACAGgagccgagaaagagagaaaaacagagacaagcaCGAAAGTAGCAAGGAGCGCCGTGAATCCCGCGAAAGAAGCAAGGACAGACATAGtagcaaagaaaaagacaaaagcaaggacaaacacagagacagagagaggagaaaagactcTGAAGAGAGGAGTGGCAGAGAGAGGCGAAGTTccaaggaagatggagagggaaagaaaaatgaagagaaagattgTGCGgagaatacaaataaagaaagcaGCTTTAAGAAAGATCGGTCACCTAGTGCTTCAAACCAGGACAGTGTTCCTATGACATCAACTCAGAACTCTCCACGAAGAACGAACACTAAACCTAGAATGACTTTGGAAGAAAAAATATTCCAG AGGGAATTGGAAGCTGCACTTGCAATCTCAAAAATAGAAACTGTCGGAAGTCCTCCATCAGAAGATAAACCACAGCCAGAGGATAAACCAGAAGAGGACAAACAAACCAAGAAGAATGATGACAAAACTAAAGCTACATCCTCTGAGGACAGTTCCGTCTCAACCAAGACAGAGGCAGCCAAAGAGAACCGCATCCctcacaaagaagaagaaaacattaatATCGATATCAAGAATGAAGATGTAAGCATTGTTGAGGAAAAGGAAACGTTGCTAAGCAGTAATGACAGattaaaacaggaaaaagaagccAAGCAAGAAACTGAATCTGCACCACCAAAGGATTCAAGTTCCTGCAAAGAGGAGGAGCCAAAACTTACAAACTCCAACCAAGAAGAGTCAGTACCTACAAAGTCCAAAAAAGAGGCAGAGTCAGTATCTACAAAGTCCACCCAAGAAGAGTCAGTATCTACAAAGTCCACCCAAGAAGAGTCAGTATCTACAAAGTCCACCCAAGAAGAGTCAGTATCTACAAAGTCCACCCAAGAAGAGTCAGTACCTAAAGTGTCCAAAAAAGAGGCAGAGCCAAAGTCTACGAAGTCCAGCAAAGCAGCGGAGTCAAAACCTGCGAAGTCCTACAAAGAAGAGGAGCCAATGCCTGGAACATCCTGGGGTCTTAccagcaagagacagagaaagactgtTGTTTTCAAGGAAG aTAGCGATTCAGACAGCTTTGATGGCTTTGATGATGCAGAAGTCTCAGATTTCTCAGAAGAAAGTGACTTTGCCCCAAGCCCaaagaagaagggcaagaaggggaaagagaagaaagaaaaagcaccCAAGAAAAAGGCGACTAAACCATCGGCCAACTCAAAAGCCAAAGACAGAAATCCCCCTCCGGAACCATCTCTCCCCAAAACTACGCCGGCTGCTAGAGGTTCACCCGTCAAAACAAAAGCTACAGACAGAATTCCCCCCTTGGAGTCCGCTCCTCCAAAAATGCCATCAGCGACAACAGTTCCCTCCGCCAAGAGAACGCCAGTTTCTGAAACGAAGGAAAACACAGCACCTCGAATACAACCTCCTGCTGTGTCAAGAGCTAAACCTAGTATACCTTCTAATAGAACAGTAAATAATGTTAGTAAACCAAAAATTTCTCAAACGATATCTTCTAGAGAGACAGCTAGTTCTTCACCTAGCTCAGGAGGTATTACGAAATCTGCAGGACTTGTTAGATCGCAGTTCAAAAGTCCAGTACTTAATGGTCCAGGGATTTCGTCCGGAAATTCACCCACTTCGGGGAGACCTATTGGTTTGCGTCTTGGTCTTTCCAGGAGGGCGAATTTCAAGCCTTTACACCCCAACATGTCTGGAAAGTAA